The genomic segment AAACTAGAATATCATGAAACCATCAGTTTTCACTAATACTGCCTCTTTCATTTTTTAAAGGATCATCTGCTCATGTTTTACATTAAAACTTGTTACAAATATTTAAGAGATTctttaatattcaaaaaaaattatatgaagTAAAACATTGAAGAATAACTACTATTAAgtttaatagtaaaaatatttaaaactttaattttatttacttGTTCATATCAGCTGTTGAACAATATTTCATAAATCCACCAAATATACGACactattgaaaatataaatgcATTCAGtaaacaatatatataaatgGATTCTTCAGCAAGTTTTTGAGTTAAATAAACTTAAATCTAATTCAGAACATAATTATATAAAGATTCCATGGCTATGTAATTTCGCAGCTAGCTTCTCGTGGATCATCAGCACTATATATCATCAACACTTGGGCATATCCGGAGGCGGCGGCAGCATTTTCGCGTTTGGGCCTTTTCCATTTTTAACAATAAATGTCATCCCCATTCCCCAGCTTACATGTCGTTCGAAATGGCAATGCATGAACCAAACTCCTGTGATGAAAATATCATgcaaatttgatgatgaatgaTATATGCATAATGTCGTCGTGTATATGCATATATATGCACAAGTTTGTGTGTGGTTTTTGTGCCGAAAATGTACCTGGATTATCTGCCCGGAATCGTATAGCCGTCCATCCGTTTCTTGGAACCGCAATAGTTTCCATCAATGGAGGATCTACGAGATTATAGTTCAAAGGATCCCTGCTTCTGTTAAAGTTCCCAAAGCCCGATCCAACGACGTAGAAACTGTATCCATGTAAGTGCATTGGATGATCCACGCCTCCGGCTATGTTTGTTCCCTGGAAAACAAGCTCCACAGTAGAATTATACTCCAGAACATTTACGTCGGTTCCATTTTCAGGCGTCCACAGGAGACCAGGGACTGTATCTTCTGTATAATTATACCGAAAAGGCGGATTATCAGGAAAATCAGCCTCATAAACTCCGCCGATATGCTTGTAGTACGCTTGAAGAATGGCTTCTTTCGGCAGTACCAAGGTTATGTTATTGACACTTGCAAGTAACCGGTTGTCACTCGGTCCAGCACACGGGCTTTCAGTTGGACATGGCCGTGTGTTGATTGAAATAGCAAACAGCAATTTATCTGTGATATTTAAAGGGACATCAACAGGGTATCTTTTGTTGGCTAAACTTCTGAGCTGGTTGGTGAATGTGACGGATGCCAGCGTGTCGTTGACTCTGGGGAAAGTTGGAAGAATCAACGAGGAAGGTGGAGTGTAATTCCCGGCGTATTCTATGATTCCTGTGGTGGTTGTGTTGTCAACAAACCCGGCACGGGCATAAACCTTAGCAGCTATGTAATACTGACTCGGGTTTTGATTAGCTTCCAGCAAGAAATCGATGGTTTGCCCCGGGGAGATGGTGATGTAATTGCTGTTTATCGGCTTTGTGTAGCTTCCGTCGGATCCAACCACTGTGAGGTTATGGTTTGCGATCTCGAAGAACATAATGTTGTTCATCACTGCATTAACCATTCGAAACAAATATGTTTTGCCATATTCCACTGTCACCTTGAATGTATCTGCATTTAACATATATTGTGATTATCTAGTAATCAACATGcattactatatatatatatatataaccctCATAATTAACCTTTCTAAGCTTCTCACTAAAAAATCATTTTGTGCGAGATGACAAACCTTGTCTAGAGCACGGGTATAGGTCACCCGGCTGGCCGTTTATAAGGAAAGCATCGGAAACATTTGGGTCGCCTCCGGTTCGTAGGAATTCCTCCATAACTTGCTGCACATCACTTTTCCACCACTCTCCTATATTCCCCAACATTAAAAACCATTACTAATTACCCATTTCTTTGTCTCCTTTTTGGAATTTATATAACGAGGTTATATTTCTTTGGTATGTACGTTACGTACCTAATATGATGGGAACTTCAGCATGAGGTTTGGGGAATGGATAGTCGTCTCTCTTCTGTGGTAAAACAACGAGAGCACCTAGCACGGTGGCCCTCGACCATTCGCTGTGTGCATGCCACCACAGGGTTCCTTCCTCGTCAGAGAGAACGACCCGTTGCGTAAATTTAGTACCGGGCCTGATGGGGCACTGTGTTACGTATTCGGGCCCGTCTGACCATGGATACCTTGGCAGCTTCACTCCATGCCTGAAACGAACATAAACACAGTTTTAGATATTCCATTGGATTAGATTACTGCAACCATATAACATGTTTGGcagagaaaattcatgtatacCAGTGAATGGTTATATTGTGATCTGCTAGATTATAAACATCGACAATGACCAAATCTCCTTTTCTCGCATAGATAGTTGGCCCCGGAAATTGTCCATTTATCGTGAGGATGGTCTTGTTGCTGCAAAGCCTGGAGTATGAAGTATTCCTCAGCTGTAAAAGAGTTAAAAATGGAAAACAAAATTGTATATCAGTATTAATCTCCGTATTCGTAAAACTTTCACGTGAAGTTGAACGAAATTAAGAATATTTGAGGAAAACTAGAAAATTACAGTCAGAAAGGTTCTTTAATTGGTCGATTTAGATTTAAAATTATCGAACTCCAACGGACTTAATACCAGCAAAATTAAGGCCAAACAATTTCGGAATAAACCAGAAAGTATATTTATGGAAAATATTGTGAAAGTAAataatttttgacaaaaacttgtctgaaacggtctcacacgggtcgtattttgtgagacagatctcttatttggatcatccatgaaaaattattactttttatgttaagaatattactttttattgtgaatatcggtaagattgacccgtctcacagataaagattcgtgagaccatttcATAAGAGACTTACTCATGATTTTTCAAGTTGAACCCATTTTCGAAGGGAAATTAAA from the Primulina tabacum isolate GXHZ01 chromosome 8, ASM2559414v2, whole genome shotgun sequence genome contains:
- the LOC142552813 gene encoding laccase-14-like, which codes for MKALIFPFICVILLCGVLPSHAEVRRYKFELRNTSYSRLCSNKTILTINGQFPGPTIYARKGDLVIVDVYNLADHNITIHWHGVKLPRYPWSDGPEYVTQCPIRPGTKFTQRVVLSDEEGTLWWHAHSEWSRATVLGALVVLPQKRDDYPFPKPHAEVPIILGEWWKSDVQQVMEEFLRTGGDPNVSDAFLINGQPGDLYPCSRQDTFKVTVEYGKTYLFRMVNAVMNNIMFFEIANHNLTVVGSDGSYTKPINSNYITISPGQTIDFLLEANQNPSQYYIAAKVYARAGFVDNTTTTGIIEYAGNYTPPSSLILPTFPRVNDTLASVTFTNQLRSLANKRYPVDVPLNITDKLLFAISINTRPCPTESPCAGPSDNRLLASVNNITLVLPKEAILQAYYKHIGGVYEADFPDNPPFRYNYTEDTVPGLLWTPENGTDVNVLEYNSTVELVFQGTNIAGGVDHPMHLHGYSFYVVGSGFGNFNRSRDPLNYNLVDPPLMETIAVPRNGWTAIRFRADNPGVWFMHCHFERHVSWGMGMTFIVKNGKGPNAKMLPPPPDMPKC